The following nucleotide sequence is from Paenibacillus odorifer.
CGTGCCCTCATAGCGCAGGGTGAGCGGGAATTTCTGCTTAAACGCATCAATTCCCGCCCGCTCCAGCGGCATAAAGAAAATCGGATGCGCTTTGCGAAGAAAATCCTGTTTCTCCGCGGTGTCCGCCAGATCCAGCGAAGCGTAAACCGGACCCTTCAGCATCAGCTCAGGAATGCTGCCAAAGGTCCGATCCCCTCTATGCAACGGATGACCGTCCGCATCATAAAGGGTGGCCCAAGCCAGCATGCGGCCACGTGTTACGGTTCCGTCCGCAAAGCTTGGCGCATATTGGCGGCTGAATTCCATGCCCGAAAGATCAGCTCCCACCTCTGCGGACATCAACAATCCTTCCCCTGTCAGCACGTTGCAACCAAGGCCTTTGCTGAGAAAAGCACAACCTCCGGTAGCCATCACAACGGCATTAGCCTTCACTTCCCAGGACTCTCCTGTCAGGCGGTTGATCCCACGCGCTCCACCGACACCGTGTTCATCGTGAAGAAGTTCCAGCGCTGGTGACTGATCAAGAATTGTGACCCCTGCTTTGCGCACAACTTTTCGCATAATCCGCATATATTCTGGTCCATGGAGATGGGTACGCAGTGAGTTTCCTTCTTCATCCTTCGGAAACGGATACCCCCACTGCTCCACTTGAGCCAGGTTCTGCTCTACCTGATCCAGCACCCGGTGAATCCAGGCATTCTCCGATAAATATCCGCCGGCCTTAAGTCTGGCCTGCACTGCCTGCTCCCGCAGCTCGGCAATGGGAGGGATAACGAGCAACGTTGTTCCACCCGGTGCAGTTGCGCCACTTGTGCCCAAGTAGCCCTTATCCGCCAGGACTACCTTTGCACCTTGCGAGGCTGCACTCCATGCCGACCACGCCCCAGCAGGACCTCCGCCAAGCACGAGGACATCCACTGTCATTTCCTTCTTAAGCTGCGACATCTTTTTTCCTCCTACACCATTAGCTGAGTTAGTTGAACTTAAAAATCACTAAAGGGAGGAGTGGCGGAGTGGCGGCCGAAAATCCAAACATTCACCGCAGTCACTCAATTACCTTTATAGAAGAATCTTAAGTTCAATTAAAGCAGCCTTTAAGCAACTTTATTTCAACTGCCAATCGCTAATATTGAAGTCTTTTTTCGCTAACTTCTCTTCGACGAGGAAGTTTTTGGTACCTTCCAGCAGCTTTATTCCTTCATCAGTGAACGCAGTATCCTTGATATCACTAATCGGATTCACTTGCTTCGCCAGCTCAGGCGTTGTATCTCCGATTTCAGCCAGAAATTGATAATACTCATCCTCATGCTGCTTCAAGTCTGCCAAGGCCTTCTCTCTAGCTTCGTTCCATGCCTTCGGAAAATCAGGGAATTTCGCCAGATAATCCTCAGACACAACTGTTGCGCTAGAACCAAGCAGATTCGGGTGCTTCGAGGCATCATCTAAGTGAGTGTAGCCTTGGTCAATCAGCTTCAGCGCAGGAACGCCTAGATTTGTTGTAGCATCTACATCTCCACGGGCTAAAGCTGCGGTAGCATCAGGAATGAGCATATGCACGAGTTTGTAGTCGGTTACTCCTTCTTCCTGTAGTAATCCAACAACATAGCGGTGCATGAAGGAGCCCTTTTGAATTGCGATAGTCTTACCTTGCAAATCTTTCACCGTCTTGGGCCCATCCTTCTTGCCGATCAAATAACCGATCGTGTTCGCGGAAGATTGTGAAATCAGACGGGTCTTGGCTCCAGAAGCGTAGGCAATAATAGCAGGTGTATCTCCAAGGCTGCCGATATCCAGCCGACCACTAATCAAGGATTCTGTCTGATCCGGACCGTTTGGAAAGCCAGTAAGCTTCACTTCAGTAATGCCGTATTTCTTCAACTCTTCTTGAATAATCCCTTTATAAAAGCCCCAACCCTCTGCGCCGCCAGGCACATTCAGTTTGTTGGAACCGATAAACCCAAAGTTCAATACCGCTGGAACATCGCTCGTGGCCTCTTCTCCCGCCTTCTCCGTATTTGATCCCCCGGAGGCAGATGCTCCATTGCCGCCCGTATTATTTCCGCAAGCCTGAAGCACCAGCATGGCCATCATAATTGTAGTTAAAAGTGCAAAACGAATCTTCCTTGAACGTTTCCCTTGAATCTCTCTGTACGCTTGTTTCATTGTTTCTCCCCCTAGGTTTATGCTATTTATTTAAATCTTAATCAAGCTCAGAACCCTGCCCTCGACGCCAATTTATACATAAAGTCATGGCTTGCTACCGGCTGCCTGCCCTTACCCCAGCCTACTTTTTCACGATAACCGCCAAGTAGTCCCTGCTCCTGAAGTTCCGCTTCTGTCACACCAATAATATTCTCAGAGTCTGGTGCAACGTAGAGAGCATCGACAGGACAATACAGCTCACACATAAAGCAAGTCTGGCAATCGCTCTGCCGGGCAATAACAGGAATGCCATCCTCTACCCGTTCGAAAACATTAGTCGGGCAGACAGATACACATTGGTTGCACTCTACACATCTGGCAGCGCTGATCACCTCAATCACGATAGAACACCCTCCTTAGCCACGGCTTCCGTCTTCACCCATACCTGATCTAATCCGCCGCTGATCAAACGATGATGCTGGCCATGATCTGTAGCCTTGAAATCCTCACGCTTATGCATGCCTCTCGTCTCTGTACGAGCAAGTGCAGAATTGTACATCCAGCGGGCTGTTGCGGTCATGGCTTCGGCTTCACGTGCCTTGACCCCTTCTGGCGTGCGTTGAATTTCGCGGCTTCGTTGCTCTTTCCACAACCCATCGAGACGATCTAGTGCAGAAGTCAGCCCTTGTTCTGTCCGGAACAAATTGATGTCATACGGCTTCACCTCAGCCTGTACAGCAGACACATACTCTGCCGTTTGGGCCGCCACTCCCGGCTTCACTTCCTGATGCACCAGTGGTGATGATGATAAGCCGACTGGACTACGCTGCGCAGCGTGCGACCCCAGACTCTGTGCATAGACAGCAGCTCCTTCACCAGCAAAAGAACCTGAAGACATCGCCCACGCCGCATTATGGCTGCCTCCGCCAGTAAAACCTCCGCAAATCAGCTCGCGGGTAGCAGCATCTCCTGCCGCGTAAAGTCCGGGAACACCTGTGCCGCAGCTTTCATCTGTAATATGGATGCCACCCGTCCCCCGAACCGTGCCTTCGAGCCGCAAAGTAACCGGAAACGCATCCTTGAACGGATCAATTCCCTGGCGGTCAAAAGGAAGGAAAAAGTTCGTCTGCGCCACCCGCAGCAGCGGTCTTAAATCCTCTGGTGCCCCATCCAGCTTGGCGTACACCTGATTACCTGCCAACAGATTCCGGGCAATTACAGAACGGCCTTTCTTGGAACCGGCTCCCTCCACAATGCTTCCATCCTCATAATAAAAGCTGGCATAGCTGTAATACGCCGTCTTGGTCACCGAAGAGAACGTAGGGCAGATCGCATAGGCATTGGAGAATTCCATGCCGGACAGATTCGCCCCAGCCTCAGCAGCGAAGAGATAGCCATCTCCGGTCAACACGTTGCAGCCAAGTGCCTTGCTTAGGAAGGCGCAGCCTCCGGTAGCAATGACGACTGCTCCTGCCTGAACAGTCCAGGTTTCTCCACTCTGAGTATGAACTCCAGCCGCTCCAGCTACGCCATGCTCATCCGCCAGGAGTTCCAAAGCTGGGCTGTGATCTAGAATTTTAACGCCTGCCTTTTTCACCAGCCTACGCATTAATTTCATATATTCCGGTCCTTGCAGACTTCTTCGGAATTGATTGCCCTGCTCATCTACAGGGAATGGATAACCGGAAACACCCAGCTTGTTCATATTGGCATAGGTTTGATCCAGCACCCGGTCCATCCAGCGAGATTCAGCCAGCTGACCGCCAAGCGCATAACGACTTGCTTTTGCCTCTTTCCGGAGCTTCTCATCCGGTTTCACATACCAGACCCCCGTTCCCGACGGTGCCGTTGCCCCACTTGAACCGCAGTACCCTTTATCTGCAAGGATTACTTTGGCCCCCTTCGCCGATGCAGTAAGGGCTGCCCACGTTCCTGCCGGACCTCCTCCGATAACGAGCACGTCTGCCACCAAATTCACCGATCCTTTTTTCACCGATCCACTCATATGTTCAAGACCTCCTCAGTTTGTTTAGCCTTCGTAACTATCGCGCCAGAACAGGAACTTTCGTTCAATAATCCGGAACAAGGAATCGATCAGCTTACCGACAATTGCGAAAATAATAATGCCTACGAATACAACCTCCGTATTAGAGTTCTGCTTCGCCTCATTGATAAGAAACCCAATACCTGACTGTGATCCAATAAGCTCTGCTACAACCAAACCAATCCAAGCTACAGCCAGCGACAACCTTAGCCCTAACAAAATTCCAGGCAGCGCCGCCGGGAGTATAAGCCTGCGCAGCTTCTGATAAGGA
It contains:
- a CDS encoding FAD-binding protein produces the protein MSQLKKEMTVDVLVLGGGPAGAWSAWSAASQGAKVVLADKGYLGTSGATAPGGTTLLVIPPIAELREQAVQARLKAGGYLSENAWIHRVLDQVEQNLAQVEQWGYPFPKDEEGNSLRTHLHGPEYMRIMRKVVRKAGVTILDQSPALELLHDEHGVGGARGINRLTGESWEVKANAVVMATGGCAFLSKGLGCNVLTGEGLLMSAEVGADLSGMEFSRQYAPSFADGTVTRGRMLAWATLYDADGHPLHRGDRTFGSIPELMLKGPVYASLDLADTAEKQDFLRKAHPIFFMPLERAGIDAFKQKFPLTLRYEGTMRGTGGLRLSGTDCQTTVPGLYAAGDAASREKVTGAISGGGAYNASWAMCSGSWAGQGAAQHALSCRGQANSRKLTAAGRYGLEAGADASETLEVKPLIAAIQREILPLQINYFRSEPGISSALKRLNALMPYLNGQAPASVQGIVQSREAAAMLAVGRWMYTAALARKETRGLQKLAEYPELDPRQTHRLILSGIQHISISTEAVPHAHELNALKEGQAI
- a CDS encoding 4Fe-4S dicluster domain-containing protein — encoded protein: MIEVISAARCVECNQCVSVCPTNVFERVEDGIPVIARQSDCQTCFMCELYCPVDALYVAPDSENIIGVTEAELQEQGLLGGYREKVGWGKGRQPVASHDFMYKLASRAGF
- a CDS encoding FAD-dependent oxidoreductase translates to MSGSVKKGSVNLVADVLVIGGGPAGTWAALTASAKGAKVILADKGYCGSSGATAPSGTGVWYVKPDEKLRKEAKASRYALGGQLAESRWMDRVLDQTYANMNKLGVSGYPFPVDEQGNQFRRSLQGPEYMKLMRRLVKKAGVKILDHSPALELLADEHGVAGAAGVHTQSGETWTVQAGAVVIATGGCAFLSKALGCNVLTGDGYLFAAEAGANLSGMEFSNAYAICPTFSSVTKTAYYSYASFYYEDGSIVEGAGSKKGRSVIARNLLAGNQVYAKLDGAPEDLRPLLRVAQTNFFLPFDRQGIDPFKDAFPVTLRLEGTVRGTGGIHITDESCGTGVPGLYAAGDAATRELICGGFTGGGSHNAAWAMSSGSFAGEGAAVYAQSLGSHAAQRSPVGLSSSPLVHQEVKPGVAAQTAEYVSAVQAEVKPYDINLFRTEQGLTSALDRLDGLWKEQRSREIQRTPEGVKAREAEAMTATARWMYNSALARTETRGMHKREDFKATDHGQHHRLISGGLDQVWVKTEAVAKEGVLS
- a CDS encoding ABC transporter substrate-binding protein; protein product: MKQAYREIQGKRSRKIRFALLTTIMMAMLVLQACGNNTGGNGASASGGSNTEKAGEEATSDVPAVLNFGFIGSNKLNVPGGAEGWGFYKGIIQEELKKYGITEVKLTGFPNGPDQTESLISGRLDIGSLGDTPAIIAYASGAKTRLISQSSANTIGYLIGKKDGPKTVKDLQGKTIAIQKGSFMHRYVVGLLQEEGVTDYKLVHMLIPDATAALARGDVDATTNLGVPALKLIDQGYTHLDDASKHPNLLGSSATVVSEDYLAKFPDFPKAWNEAREKALADLKQHEDEYYQFLAEIGDTTPELAKQVNPISDIKDTAFTDEGIKLLEGTKNFLVEEKLAKKDFNISDWQLK